One genomic window of Pocillopora verrucosa isolate sample1 chromosome 8, ASM3666991v2, whole genome shotgun sequence includes the following:
- the LOC131798930 gene encoding uncharacterized protein isoform X2, which translates to MLAKPALVLLVLVATANWTSASPVRSARSPSEKVVGYKVQISETGTEYNETIEVDTEKQTELFKVPAHNDVDESNILHDFKTNMTMMLLPEKKICYLMPLTEEVPTPAKLESDLDRTEELDKDKTKIIESKWTVDDEMADRSELSEELANFCPQYPIYQVKIMDDSLTSTRVETEGTQHRSRRHARSFRPIHPCNLCAGGKGTVTYWDKCWCSNSGGYWKIETK; encoded by the exons ATGCTCGCT AAACCAGCCCTGGTACTCCTGGTGCTTGTCGCCACAGCAAACTGGACATCTGCAAGTCCCGTCCGTTCCGCTCGCTCTCCTTCCGAGAAg GTTGTGGGTTATAAAGTTCAAATCAGCGAGACTGGGACAGAGTACAACGAGACCATCGAAGTGGACACggaaaaacaaactgaactgTTTAAAGTTCCTGCTCATAATGACGTGGACGAAAGCAATATTTTGCACGACTTTAAGACG AATATGACTATGATGCTGTTGCCGGAAAAAAAGATATGCTACCTAATGCCACTGACAGAAGAGGTGCCAACACCGGCAAAACTGGAGAGTGATCTTGACCGGACAGAG GAATTAGACAAGGACAAGACCAAAATTATTGAAAGCAAGTGGACAGTGGACGATGAGATGGCTGATCGGTCTGAACTTAGCGAGGAGTTGGCAAACTTTTGTCCACAATACCCGATTTATCAGGTGAAAATAATGGATGACTCATTGACTTCAACAAGGGTTGAGACAGAAG GAACGCAACATCGCAGTCGTCGACATGCGAGATCATTTCGGCCAATTCACCCTTGCAATCTGTGCGCAGGTGGAAAAGGCACCGTTACTTACTGGGATAAGTGTTGGTGTTCCAATAGTGGAGGATACTGGAAAATTGAAACCAAG TGA
- the LOC131798938 gene encoding hepatocyte growth factor-regulated tyrosine kinase substrate-like isoform X2 produces the protein MGIFSNSTNFDSHLEKATSQLLLEPDWNSILQICDCIRQEDVNPKYAIAAIKRKILDKNPHVAKFGLIVLEACVKNCGAPMHKEVATKEIMDCFRELAKSSPDPVKEQILSMIQTWSTAFRKEPKYKVVQDTFNLMRMEGYKFPPINDSSDALFTAETAPEWAEGDVCHMCRVKFSTFQRQHHCRNCGQVFCQKCSSKNSIIPHYGIEREVRVCDPCFYKINPSAGKSEEGSSKKSDKEKKSADSDLPAEYLNSPLSRESQVPTKKTEQEIQDEEEEELQLAMALSLSEEEATKDMRARPSIKSSSYNVVSEQPYQSHRQSSGLYASPDVEADSSSMDPELARYLNRSYWEERSERQTSRERTSPPASAPAPTQANNHVEVEGVNSDVSEVTDAMVKTFQGNVEMLLDRMQRISGQGKHIAMDATAQSLFQTVSAMHPQILRLIEEQEEKKAKYEALQVKLGLVHEARASLDEMREQHREKVRQQELEQDMLRRMQIEQKLELMRQQKAEYLAYQQRLQAERQAVIEQQQQQQQRLQYQRQMQPSQQQQQSPYAGVQYPSTGESSPYSSMNYAPMTAAGTQPYNPQNPLAGYTPAVPPGYQAPDAPPPSQYSARPTGEGYVPTTRADYMSYRNEVPAPQTEFQPQPSSLEYQPPSYASQVPPESGPSSLQPYSLGGPLPVPTAPAQVLPQAPPPQYAQVSSQQPGPPPLYGQSVGQQPPTQSALQNQLPATTLPGPTGKQPQYNQMPPPQTQSQYPQHPQYSNPTEAPLVPETAPPQYPQPPNQAPQTKTQSYHVPQGNGFPPAMDASRGSSQMQFNSLPTQPQLNMVPPSGPPSFQQGPPSLQQGAPVQQVHPMQQGHPMQQGHPMQQGPPLQQGPPGQQAYEPQQQPQQFAPQQGYQPGPGQPPPQQFGSAPPPQGPPPQRQLTDLELISFD, from the exons ATGGggatattttcaaattctaCAAATTTCGATTCTCATCTCG AGAAAGCAACGAGTCAGCTTCTTTTGGAGCCAGACTGGAATAGTATTCTTCAAATTTGTGACTGTATCCGACAAGAAGATGTAAA CCCCAAATACGCAATAGCAGCTATAAAGAGAAAGATTTTAGACAAGAATCCCCACGTTGCGAAATTTGGATTGATA GTGTTAGAAGCATGTGTGAAGAATTGTGGGGCTCCTATGCACAAAGAGGTGGCTACAAAAGAGATTATGGACTGCTTCAGAGAGCTGGCCAAA tcAAGCCCAGATCCAGTCAAAGAACAAATTCTTAGTATGATTCAGACATGGTCAACTGCATTTCGCAAAGAACCAAAATACAAAGTTGTCCAGGATACATTTAATCTTATGAGAATGGAAG GTTATAAGTTCCCTCCAATAAATGATTCAAGTGATGCCTTATTCACGGCCGAAACA GCTCCTGAATGGGCAGAAGGTGATGTCTGTCACATGTGTAGGGTTAAGTTCTCCACATTTCAAAGACAG CACCACTGTAGGAATTGTGGCCAAGTATTCTGCCAGAAGTGTTCATCTAAAAATTCTATCATCCCACACTATGGAATAGAAAGAGAAGTCAGGGTTTGTGATCCCTGCTTTTACAAGATCAACCCATCAGCAGG AAAAAGTGAAGAAGGCAGCTCCAAGAAGTccgataaagaaaaaaaatctgcagATTCTGACTTACCAGCGGAATATCTTAACAGTCCACTCAGTCGTGAGTCACAG GTTCCTACAAAGAAGACTGAACAGGAAATTCAggatgaagaggaagaagagttGCAGCTGGCTATGGCATTATCACTGTCAGAAGAGGAAGCAACTAAAGAT atgCGAGCTCGTCCAAGCATTAAATCTTCTTCCTACAATGTAGTCTCAGAGCAACCTTACCAATCACACAGGCAGTCCAGTGGCTTATATGCTTCTCCA GATGTAGAAGCTGATTCATCCAGCATGGATCCAGAG CTTGCAAGATATCTGAATCGCTCATACTGGGAAGAGAGGAGTGAAAGGCAAACATCAAGAGAGAGAACAAGTCCTCCAGCCAGTGCACCAGCACCAACGCAGGCTAACAATCATGTAGAG GTTGAAGGCGTAAATTCGGACGTGTCTGAAGTGACGGATGCTATGGTGAAAACATTTCAAGGCAACGTGGAAATGCTGTTAGACAGAATGCAGAGAATTTCTGGTCAAGGGAAGCATATCGCTATGGATGCTACAGCACAG tcATTATTCCAAACTGTCAGCGCAATGCATCCCCAAATTTTGAGACTCATAGAAGagcaagaagagaaaaaag CTAAATACGAGGCACTTCAAGTGAAACTTGGTCTTGTGCATGAAGCACGTGCATCCTTAGATGAGATGCGAGAGCAACACCGTGAGAAAGTTCGTCAGCAGGAACTCGAACAAGATATGCTTCGACGGATGCAAATTGAACAAAAGCTGGAGCTGATGCGGCAGCAGAAGGCTGAGTACTTGGCTTACCAACAACGTTTACAGGCCGAGAGACAAGCAGTCattgaacaacaacaacagcaacaacagagATTACAATATCAAAGACAGATGCAGCCAtcgcagcagcagcagcaaagCCCATATGCCGGAGTGCAATATCCATCCACAGGGGAATCCAGTCCGTATTCTTCCATGAATTACGCTCCAATGACTGCAGCTGGTACACAACCTTACAATCCTCAGAATCCACTCGCGGGCTACACCCCTGCTGTCCCTCCTGGATATCAGGCCCCTGATGCCCCACCACCGTCTCAGTATTCTGCTCGACCAACAGGAGAGGGTTATGTACCCACCACACGGGCGGACTATATGTCATACAGGAACGAAGTGCCAGCCCCTCAAACAGAGTTCCAACCCCAGCCAAGTTCGCTAGAGTATCAGCCACCATCATATGCATCTCAAGTTCCACCAGAGTCTGGTCCATCATCTCTTCAGCCTTATAGTCTTGGGGGACCCCTCCCCGTTCCGACTGCCCCTGCGCAAGTACTTCCCCAAGCACCTCCTCCTCAGTATGCTCAGGTTAGCTCCCAGCAGCCTGGCCCTCCACCTCTATATGGACAGTCAGTTGGTCAGCAGCCGCCAACACAATCTGCGCTACAGAATCAGCTCCCAGCTACAACACTTCCAGGCCCCACAGGGAAACAACCCCAGTATAACCAGATGCCGCCACCACAGACCCAATCCCAATACCCACAACATCCACAATATTCCAACCCCACGGAGGCGCCACTGGTACCAGAGACTGCCCCACCCCAGTACCCTCAACCCCCAAACCAGGCTCCACAGACTAAAACACAGTCATACCATGTTCCTCAAGGGAATGGCTTTCCTCCGGCAATGGACGCCTCCAGAGGATCATCTCAGATGCAGTTCAATTCTTTACCAACTCAACCACAACTCAACATGGTTCCACCCAGTGGTCCTCCTTCGTTTCAACAAGGACCTCCTTCGTTGCAACAAGGAGCCCCGGTGCAGCAAGTTCACCCGATGCAGCAAGGTCACCCAATGCAGCAAGGCCATCCCATGCAACAGGGCCCTCCCCTTCAACAGGGCCCTCCAGGGCAGCAGGCTTATGAACCACAACAACAGCCCCAACAATTTGCACCTCAGCAAGGGTACCAACCGGGTCCTGGTCAACCACCGCCACAGCAATTTGGATCAGCACCGCCACCCCAAGGCCCACCTCCCCAGAGGCAGTTGACGGATCTAGAGTTAATATCTTTTGATTAA
- the LOC131798938 gene encoding hepatocyte growth factor-regulated tyrosine kinase substrate-like isoform X1, which yields MGIFSNSTNFDSHLEKATSQLLLEPDWNSILQICDCIRQEDVNPKYAIAAIKRKILDKNPHVAKFGLIVLEACVKNCGAPMHKEVATKEIMDCFRELAKSSPDPVKEQILSMIQTWSTAFRKEPKYKVVQDTFNLMRMEGYKFPPINDSSDALFTAETAPEWAEGDVCHMCRVKFSTFQRQHHCRNCGQVFCQKCSSKNSIIPHYGIEREVRVCDPCFYKINPSAGKSEEGSSKKSDKEKKSADSDLPAEYLNSPLSRESQVPTKKTEQEIQDEEEEELQLAMALSLSEEEATKDMRARPSIKSSSYNVVSEQPYQSHRQSSGLYASPDVEADSSSMDPELARYLNRSYWEERSERQTSRERTSPPASAPAPTQANNHVEMRLGGLKGKKKKKGRKSQRDNNEPMANNNPLAVEGVNSDVSEVTDAMVKTFQGNVEMLLDRMQRISGQGKHIAMDATAQSLFQTVSAMHPQILRLIEEQEEKKAKYEALQVKLGLVHEARASLDEMREQHREKVRQQELEQDMLRRMQIEQKLELMRQQKAEYLAYQQRLQAERQAVIEQQQQQQQRLQYQRQMQPSQQQQQSPYAGVQYPSTGESSPYSSMNYAPMTAAGTQPYNPQNPLAGYTPAVPPGYQAPDAPPPSQYSARPTGEGYVPTTRADYMSYRNEVPAPQTEFQPQPSSLEYQPPSYASQVPPESGPSSLQPYSLGGPLPVPTAPAQVLPQAPPPQYAQVSSQQPGPPPLYGQSVGQQPPTQSALQNQLPATTLPGPTGKQPQYNQMPPPQTQSQYPQHPQYSNPTEAPLVPETAPPQYPQPPNQAPQTKTQSYHVPQGNGFPPAMDASRGSSQMQFNSLPTQPQLNMVPPSGPPSFQQGPPSLQQGAPVQQVHPMQQGHPMQQGHPMQQGPPLQQGPPGQQAYEPQQQPQQFAPQQGYQPGPGQPPPQQFGSAPPPQGPPPQRQLTDLELISFD from the exons ATGGggatattttcaaattctaCAAATTTCGATTCTCATCTCG AGAAAGCAACGAGTCAGCTTCTTTTGGAGCCAGACTGGAATAGTATTCTTCAAATTTGTGACTGTATCCGACAAGAAGATGTAAA CCCCAAATACGCAATAGCAGCTATAAAGAGAAAGATTTTAGACAAGAATCCCCACGTTGCGAAATTTGGATTGATA GTGTTAGAAGCATGTGTGAAGAATTGTGGGGCTCCTATGCACAAAGAGGTGGCTACAAAAGAGATTATGGACTGCTTCAGAGAGCTGGCCAAA tcAAGCCCAGATCCAGTCAAAGAACAAATTCTTAGTATGATTCAGACATGGTCAACTGCATTTCGCAAAGAACCAAAATACAAAGTTGTCCAGGATACATTTAATCTTATGAGAATGGAAG GTTATAAGTTCCCTCCAATAAATGATTCAAGTGATGCCTTATTCACGGCCGAAACA GCTCCTGAATGGGCAGAAGGTGATGTCTGTCACATGTGTAGGGTTAAGTTCTCCACATTTCAAAGACAG CACCACTGTAGGAATTGTGGCCAAGTATTCTGCCAGAAGTGTTCATCTAAAAATTCTATCATCCCACACTATGGAATAGAAAGAGAAGTCAGGGTTTGTGATCCCTGCTTTTACAAGATCAACCCATCAGCAGG AAAAAGTGAAGAAGGCAGCTCCAAGAAGTccgataaagaaaaaaaatctgcagATTCTGACTTACCAGCGGAATATCTTAACAGTCCACTCAGTCGTGAGTCACAG GTTCCTACAAAGAAGACTGAACAGGAAATTCAggatgaagaggaagaagagttGCAGCTGGCTATGGCATTATCACTGTCAGAAGAGGAAGCAACTAAAGAT atgCGAGCTCGTCCAAGCATTAAATCTTCTTCCTACAATGTAGTCTCAGAGCAACCTTACCAATCACACAGGCAGTCCAGTGGCTTATATGCTTCTCCA GATGTAGAAGCTGATTCATCCAGCATGGATCCAGAG CTTGCAAGATATCTGAATCGCTCATACTGGGAAGAGAGGAGTGAAAGGCAAACATCAAGAGAGAGAACAAGTCCTCCAGCCAGTGCACCAGCACCAACGCAGGCTAACAATCATGTAGAG ATGAGACTTGGtggattaaaaggaaaaaagaaaaagaaaggaaggaaatctCAGAGAGACAACAATGAACCCATGGCTAATAACAACCCTCTTGCt GTTGAAGGCGTAAATTCGGACGTGTCTGAAGTGACGGATGCTATGGTGAAAACATTTCAAGGCAACGTGGAAATGCTGTTAGACAGAATGCAGAGAATTTCTGGTCAAGGGAAGCATATCGCTATGGATGCTACAGCACAG tcATTATTCCAAACTGTCAGCGCAATGCATCCCCAAATTTTGAGACTCATAGAAGagcaagaagagaaaaaag CTAAATACGAGGCACTTCAAGTGAAACTTGGTCTTGTGCATGAAGCACGTGCATCCTTAGATGAGATGCGAGAGCAACACCGTGAGAAAGTTCGTCAGCAGGAACTCGAACAAGATATGCTTCGACGGATGCAAATTGAACAAAAGCTGGAGCTGATGCGGCAGCAGAAGGCTGAGTACTTGGCTTACCAACAACGTTTACAGGCCGAGAGACAAGCAGTCattgaacaacaacaacagcaacaacagagATTACAATATCAAAGACAGATGCAGCCAtcgcagcagcagcagcaaagCCCATATGCCGGAGTGCAATATCCATCCACAGGGGAATCCAGTCCGTATTCTTCCATGAATTACGCTCCAATGACTGCAGCTGGTACACAACCTTACAATCCTCAGAATCCACTCGCGGGCTACACCCCTGCTGTCCCTCCTGGATATCAGGCCCCTGATGCCCCACCACCGTCTCAGTATTCTGCTCGACCAACAGGAGAGGGTTATGTACCCACCACACGGGCGGACTATATGTCATACAGGAACGAAGTGCCAGCCCCTCAAACAGAGTTCCAACCCCAGCCAAGTTCGCTAGAGTATCAGCCACCATCATATGCATCTCAAGTTCCACCAGAGTCTGGTCCATCATCTCTTCAGCCTTATAGTCTTGGGGGACCCCTCCCCGTTCCGACTGCCCCTGCGCAAGTACTTCCCCAAGCACCTCCTCCTCAGTATGCTCAGGTTAGCTCCCAGCAGCCTGGCCCTCCACCTCTATATGGACAGTCAGTTGGTCAGCAGCCGCCAACACAATCTGCGCTACAGAATCAGCTCCCAGCTACAACACTTCCAGGCCCCACAGGGAAACAACCCCAGTATAACCAGATGCCGCCACCACAGACCCAATCCCAATACCCACAACATCCACAATATTCCAACCCCACGGAGGCGCCACTGGTACCAGAGACTGCCCCACCCCAGTACCCTCAACCCCCAAACCAGGCTCCACAGACTAAAACACAGTCATACCATGTTCCTCAAGGGAATGGCTTTCCTCCGGCAATGGACGCCTCCAGAGGATCATCTCAGATGCAGTTCAATTCTTTACCAACTCAACCACAACTCAACATGGTTCCACCCAGTGGTCCTCCTTCGTTTCAACAAGGACCTCCTTCGTTGCAACAAGGAGCCCCGGTGCAGCAAGTTCACCCGATGCAGCAAGGTCACCCAATGCAGCAAGGCCATCCCATGCAACAGGGCCCTCCCCTTCAACAGGGCCCTCCAGGGCAGCAGGCTTATGAACCACAACAACAGCCCCAACAATTTGCACCTCAGCAAGGGTACCAACCGGGTCCTGGTCAACCACCGCCACAGCAATTTGGATCAGCACCGCCACCCCAAGGCCCACCTCCCCAGAGGCAGTTGACGGATCTAGAGTTAATATCTTTTGATTAA
- the LOC131798930 gene encoding uncharacterized protein isoform X1, translating into MLAKPALVLLVLVATANWTSASPVRSARSPSEKVVGYKVQISETGTEYNETIEVDTEKQTELFKVPAHNDVDESNILHDFKTNMTMMLLPEKKICYLMPLTEEVPTPAKLESDLDRTEELDKDKTKIIESKWTVDDEMADRSELSEELANFCPQYPIYQVKIMDDSLTSTRVETEGTQHRSRRHARSFRPIHPCNLCAGGKGTVTYWDKCWCSNSGGYWKIETKKPALVFLLLVVTANWTSKPAFLFLPLVCHSKLDICKSLRFRSLPFWEGTQHRSRRHVRSFPPIHPSNLCPGGKGTVTYWDKCWCSYRGGYWRIQKRVVSRICVTIRRCY; encoded by the exons ATGCTCGCT AAACCAGCCCTGGTACTCCTGGTGCTTGTCGCCACAGCAAACTGGACATCTGCAAGTCCCGTCCGTTCCGCTCGCTCTCCTTCCGAGAAg GTTGTGGGTTATAAAGTTCAAATCAGCGAGACTGGGACAGAGTACAACGAGACCATCGAAGTGGACACggaaaaacaaactgaactgTTTAAAGTTCCTGCTCATAATGACGTGGACGAAAGCAATATTTTGCACGACTTTAAGACG AATATGACTATGATGCTGTTGCCGGAAAAAAAGATATGCTACCTAATGCCACTGACAGAAGAGGTGCCAACACCGGCAAAACTGGAGAGTGATCTTGACCGGACAGAG GAATTAGACAAGGACAAGACCAAAATTATTGAAAGCAAGTGGACAGTGGACGATGAGATGGCTGATCGGTCTGAACTTAGCGAGGAGTTGGCAAACTTTTGTCCACAATACCCGATTTATCAGGTGAAAATAATGGATGACTCATTGACTTCAACAAGGGTTGAGACAGAAG GAACGCAACATCGCAGTCGTCGACATGCGAGATCATTTCGGCCAATTCACCCTTGCAATCTGTGCGCAGGTGGAAAAGGCACCGTTACTTACTGGGATAAGTGTTGGTGTTCCAATAGTGGAGGATACTGGAAAATTGAAACCAAG AAACCAGCCCTCGTATTCCTGCTGCTTGTTGTCACAGCAAACTGGACATCT AAACCAGCCTTCCTATTCCTACCGCTTGTGTGCCACAGTAAACTGGACATCTGCAAGTCCCTTCGGTTTCGCTCACTCCCCTTCTGGGAAG GAACGCAACATCGCAGTCGTCGACATGTGAGATCATTTCCGCCAATTCACCCTAGTAATCTGTGTCCAGGTGGAAAAGGCACCGTTACCTACTGGGATAAGTGTTGGTGTTCTTATAGAGGAGGATACTGGAGAATTCAAAAAAGGGTAGTTTCACGTATATGCGTTACGATCCGGAGGTGTTATTAG
- the LOC131798939 gene encoding tether containing UBX domain for GLUT4 → MAACKSVVVLCPNARRQTVKVNPTTTLLQVLEEVCRKQSLSSENFSLQHQRKILDDTLPIRYTGLSNNAHLELVASQKSKQVQSISTLGLQLESGERLVKEFPSSSSLWDVLSHWDVNEKSSQQGKIINPFPEEQKSPVCIYMTQEIKGENCLRRATLHSLGLTGKRAVIRLIHRQLVETAAENVEMPPTVKDKTNSASSILQDKLPSQDVDQGACRSEQMMIDSAVVTSTTSSAKTIIQENLNQVPRNVRRDNIAGARGTCIQDSIKEPKRARITPPEPPFANFKFPEETAGMDLFQRERADASRKEFLATPCDRQPVAFSEEDPSSPKHDEGEIPDSFFEVTVDDIRVMLRDLKNERKQADSAPLMTRAMREVRQESEMYKYDKVVVRIKFPDRLVLQAFFRPMEKVSTLTAFVKSHLEDQNIPFYLYTTPPKRFLDKPNSTLFENKLYPASVVHFGSQHQREHYLSTRLLDNLSSVLDAEKSVVDTGVLTVRAGSRPDIGDSLVSSSTVYSEQGVGTSSNGAGFLEEQNSDPNSKPHVGGTTKGVVPKWFKGTGK, encoded by the exons ATGGCGGCTTGTAAGAGTGTCGTTGTTCTCTGTCCTAATGCGCGCCGGCAAACCGTTAAAGTGAACCCAACAACCACTTTACTTCAG GTACTTGAAGAAGTGTGCAGAAAACAAAGCCTTTCATCTGAAAACTTCTCTTTACA GCACCAGAGAAAGATTCTTGATGATACCTTACCAATACGATATACTGGTTTATCAAATAATGCACATCTGGAACTTGTGGCCAGCCAGAAATCAAAGCAAG TGCAGTCTATTTCTACTTTGGGCCTGCAACTAGAGTCTGGAGAGAGACTTGTAAAGGAATTCCCCTCATCATCTTCATTGTGGGATGTTCTTTCGCACTGGGATGTAAATGAGAAAAG ttctCAGCAAGGGAAGATTATTAATCCTTTTCCTGAAGAACAGAAGAGTCCAGTGTGCATATACATGACACAAGAG ATAAAAGGTGAAAACTGCTTGCGAAGAGCAACTCTACATTCCTTGGGCTTGACTGGAAAAAGAGCTGTCATAAG GTTGATTCATAGACAACTGGTCGAAACAGCAGCTGAAAATGTAGAAATGCCGCCAACAGTGAAAG ATAAGACAAACTCAGCCTCAAGCATTTTACAGGATAAACTTCCTTCACAAGATGTAGACCAGGGTGCATGCAGATCTGAGCAAATGATGATAGACAGTGCTGTTGTTACATCAACAACCTCATCTGCTAAAACCATAATTCAAGAAAACTTAAATCAAGTCCCTAGAAATGTCAGGAGAGACAATATTGCAGGTGCACGAGGAACTTGtattcaag ACAGTATAAAGGAACCTAAGAGAGCCAGAATAACTCCTCCAGAGCCTCCTTTTGCAAATTTTAAG TTCCCAGAAGAGACAGCAGGCATGGACTTATTCCAAAGAGAAAG ggCTGATGCATCCCGTAAGGAATTCCTAGCCACACCATGTGACAGACAGCCTGTTGCTTTTAGTGAAGAAGATCCATCTTCTCCTAAACACGATgaag GTGAAATTCCAGATTCGTTCTTTGAAGTAACAGTGGATGACATCCGCGTCATGTTAAGAGACTTGAAGAATGAAAG GAAACAAGCAGACAGTGCTCCTCTAATGACGAGAGCCATGCGAGAAGTGCGACAAGAATCTGAAATGTACAAATACGATAAG GTTGTTGTGCGTATTAAGTTTCCTGACAGGCTGGTCTTACAAGCATTTTTCAGACCAATGGAAAAAG TCTCAACCCTGACAGCATTCGTTAAATCCCACCTAGAAGATCAGaatattcctttttatttat ATACTACACCACCTAAGCGTTTCCTGGACAAACCAAATTCAACTTTGTTTGAG AATAAACTTTATCCAGCCTCAGTTGTACATTTTGGATCTCAACATCAAAGAG aGCACTACCTTTCAACAAGACTACTTGACAACCTTTCATCAGTTTTAGATGCGGAGAAATCTGTTGTTGATACTGG AGTTTTGACAGTTCGCGCTGGTTCAAGACCTGATATAGGAGACTCGCTGGTTAGCTCGTCCACTGTATACAGTGAGCAAGGTGTAGGTACATCCTCGAATGGGGCAGGTTTCCTTGAGGAACAGAATTCCGACCCCAACAGCAAACCGCACGTTGGAGGAACCACTAAAGGTGTAGTGCCAAAGTGGTTCAAGGGAACAG GGAAGTAA